From the genome of Passer domesticus isolate bPasDom1 chromosome 12, bPasDom1.hap1, whole genome shotgun sequence:
TTTTGTCTCTGGAGTCCACACCCATCCAGTTGCTGACTGAGCACCACACCAAGAAAAACAGCCTCTAAACCTActttatttcaaagaaaaatagttaTTCCTACTCTATGTTGTTGCTGTCATCAAAGAAATGAAATATGTACAATTGGTCATTTAATATACAATTAAAAGAGAAAGTAAATTCATGTTAAGATAGAATGAAAGATATTTTAGATATAAAAAAAGTATATCAGAATGACATAGACAGGAGGAAAAACAGTCTTAGGCTGGGCAGAACTCTGTTATATTCAAAAGAATGGAGTCATCTTTGGAACTTTATAATAATTGGCCTCTATTCCCTGCTCAACTGTAACATTATTTAACAACTTGGTTCCATAATTAAGTTCATCTTCCCAGTGGAATCTTGAAAAGAGGCTTAATTTTCTGCAAGAGAAATGGAGACATTGCAGCCTGCCTAGCAGGGTGGCAAATCAATGACTCAGCAGTGGGCAGTCAAAAACAGATTGGCTTTAATCTCTTAATCCCCAATATATGCATATGTTCAAGGGTAGTTTTGTGACCCCAGAAATATTTACATTGCACAAGATCTATGTTTCTTTTTTGCTTGCAGCAATTTgtgatgaaaaaataaattcttgttGTTTATAAACACATAAGAGTGCAACACAGATAGTTTAGATCCAGTTTTTGGAAATCTGTATTCAGATAGGGATTGGCTTTTATTTATGTCCATGAACATGAAATACTGAACTATTATCAGAACCAAAATTCTATATTTGGGGAGTGTCTTACACAAGTCATAGTACCAAAAGTTTTTGCTTTGGTTGAAAACTACAAATGGAGTACAAAGCCTCCCACTGATCCTTATTCACAATCCATATTCTTAATAGCTATTAATGTCTTTTGTTGTGTAACTAGAAAGTACATATAATTTGGACATCTGATGTACTTTGCCAGTGTTAGATAAGAAGTTCAGGATTTAGTTAGAGAAACCCACTCCAAACTGTGACTAAATCACAAAATCTGAAATTTAGTATTTTGGACATTTTCAGATCTTTCTAGGTTGGGGTCTACAGACTTGCATCTCTGGCAAAAATTTTTGGTTCTTGATTAATCACAAACTAGAGAAGCCCACTTTCCGGGTTagaagcagcacagccagatTCTCCCAAGAGTTAAGCATGAACAGCCACTAGGTCTTGGAAAAGCAAATGCAgactttctgcttttcctgattTACAGACATACAACCCCAGGCTTCCTGTTCTTTCTACCATTAGTTAATTTATGTAAACTGTGTTAATAACGCAAAAAAGCCTGCGctccccagtgtcccaggcACATTTGTCTTGTTTATTCTTCTTCATATCTCTCCTTACTAATTCTTTTGCAAGCAAGAGAGCAGAGTAGCCATATCTTTCACTGCAATTCTTTTAGTTTTATTATACTGACATTTAGACATTTGATTGTCTTTTGATTGCCAGACAAACACACAACGAGCACAAGCTGGTTTCCAACAGTGATGCTCATTGTACTGTACTCATGTTATGAGGCTTAGAATTTATGCATTTTCTTACAGAGATTTCTGtagagaaagaaattaaaatatcatgAAAATCACTTCAAATTTTGAGTCTTGAAATTATACTTGAGTTCTTCCTCCAAAAGTCCCTCATTGTTTCAAACACATCCATCATTTTAACACAGTATTCAGGCTACAAATCCAACAAAGATTGTATCTATAACCCATTAGGTTATATCAGGGAATCTAAATCTTAATATTCCCTCTGTTGCAGTCTaaagaaatgtgaaaataatGTAACTTTATAACTTGCCACATATACAGAGTCAATACTTACAGCTTCAAAAAGGCTCTTACCTTGAGAAACAAGGCTCCCTTGGAAGCCAAGGAGTCCATTCCTCTTCCATTGGGGTAACAGTGATAGGCAGCATCCATAACAGGATAGCGGCTGGCAAAAAGTAGACCACTGTTCACAAACTTAAAGCTACAGCAGCCATGGCAGCTGTAGACCCCAACATCATAGACGATGTATTCAAAATAGTGATGGAGCTGCTCTTTCAATTTCTCTGCAGCTCTTTTGTCAAACACTTCCTGCAAGCACAGAAAGTCCAGGTTGGCAGGGAAGAAAGCAGAGATCTCATGATCAAAGGTCTCATCTGTGTGTTTCTTTTTCCGCACCGAAGTCTTCTTCATGATTGAAGCTTTGTAGAGGAGCTTGTTGTTGACAGTGCTTTGGTCCACTGTACCATCTCCAACACGGACTTTGACTAGGGACTCTCgtgaggcagagcagctgtCTAAACTCCCAGAATCTCCTTCCTTCTGTTTgtggtttggtgtttttgaGACCTCTGCATCACCTTCCAGTGACGGCTCTGCTGGGCCACTGGCACGAGCCTGGCCATTGACGGTGTCTGTTTCTGTGTCTGACATGTGGCCATTCTCCTCTCCATTGATACGGACAATGCAAGTGTTTTCTTCTCCCTCATGTGGCTCTCCACTTCCACCTTTATCTTCTCTGTTCTCCTCGCCATTGTTTGAGCCACAGTTGTCTCCTTTGTACTCCATTGATGTTGTCCTTTTGATGCCAGCATTAACAGTGCGGTTATCTCCGGCCTGGGGGGAGACCAGGCTGCTGAAACTGGCTGCACTGATGGATGTGTTGGTAGGAGAATCTATGTATATTTTAATCTGTGGCCTGCTCGCCCCATTTCGGATCCTCCGGCCAATCTCTTTAGCCCTGGCCTGCGTATTGAAAACGTTGTTAAATCTTGCCAGGGAATCGGGCAGCAGGCAAACATTGGCACTGCCAAAGCAGAAGCTTttcccactccctgctgccttcCATTCAGTGAGCAGTGTGGCTCCATTGGCGTGGTTCTTGTCTTTCAGCCTGGAGTAGATATAGGGccttctggctgactgcagcgGGGACCAGAGCAAGAAACCAATCAGAGCAAATGGAAGAGAGGCCACCAAGAGTGCCAGGTAGATGGGAGTGGTAATAATGATGCAGAGTGCGTGAAAATAGCATGGGTCATCTGCTCTTTGACGTTTTTCATAGGTGGTTGGAACAAAAGAGCCCACGAGCCTGTCTGCTAGCCAGTAACATGGGAAAATCAGGCCCCAGGAAAAAGAATGCAGAACTGACAGAAAGCTGTTGGGAAATGGAGAAGTGTATAAAACCATTGCAACTCAGTTATGACAACACTTCAGGGCCTACTACATGATGTCACTGTGTCAAGCATCCATAAGAACACTGGGAGAGGGCTGGGGAAAAAGGTCCAGTCAGGAgattgctggggttttttttccagcgAGAGTCAATAACAAAACTTTAAGAGCACCATTTCACTGTGTTGGAGTAAAAATGAAACAAGGCCACTGTTTTCGTCTGGCTTTTTGGCATCTGTATTTGTCAAAGGATGTCATTGTTCACTGGGGGCTGCCATAATGAAACTCTCCAGAGGCAAAACAGAAACCTGcagaaacaaaagacaaaagTATTGGAAGTTTAAGTAACACTTATTGGAAGTTTAAAGCAGATTGAGTTTTTCTCACAACAATTAAAGACTTATTACATATAATGTATTTAGATGGAAATTGGAAAGGTTGGATCAAGGGAGGATTTgggagggttttgttttgtttcaattaTTAGCTCAGCATAACTTCACCAATCTTATGCAACACGTTTGAGTTCAAAGAAATAAGGGACAAGTCAAGTGCCAAATAACAAATGCTTGGCATTTACTCAGTGCCAAAGGCATTTTGGGATGCTGATAATAGGGGGAGACTGGCAGATTTGTTTTCCTGGATGATTTTTAGCATCCTTCAGTAAAAATGCTCAAAAGTGACTCTGGCATCTACACATcagataggaaaaaaataacctaAAACCTATCCAATTATATAATTAtcattagaaaagaaaaatctctaaAGAAGTTATTCTGTTCTACTGGGTGCTTAAAATGCTTTATAAAAGCCCTATTTACATAATCACTCAGCAGACCAGAAAGATTCTTGTTTACAGCAGTGCCAAGGGTAAACAGAACGTTGTGTTTGGGATCTGTGAAGTGAGGACAGACTGCAAGCCTGATATTCCAACTTTCAGGCTGACAGCCTTCCTGGCGAAAGGTGTAGCAGTGTTGCAGTATATAAGGTCAATTTGACttttactattttaaaataacagaccagaagaaaatgcaaaagcTCAATGGAGCCAATAAAATTGCCTAATTAAGTCTTCAGTAGGTGTTTCCTTGAGCATATGATGACAGGATGTTACAGCTCCCTGGGGATCATAAAACCAAGGGACAGTTTTGTAGATAGAGTAGTAGAGCAGTCAATGCCTGCTTGGTGATGTGctgaagtaaagaaaaaaaaagaatcaattCTATACAACTCTTGCCAGTTCTATTATGGACTGCAGTATCAATAATCTACAAGATACATCTACAAGATAAAGCTGTCCAGCAAACCATGAAACACCCAACTAAAACAGCTTCACAAAAGCAATTATCCAGATTGTGGAGACATACTGTGTAAAAGGAATTCATGCTTACTGCAGATCCAACATACTATTGTGAATTTgtaaaaatggaagaaaaattaatgcAATCACAAATCTTTTCATGGAATAAGATTGCACAGCACATGTCATGAAGGAAATTGGTTTGGACTGAGGTTTGTTTTAACAAGAACCTGATTCTCTGTAAACACCAAAGGCTGTATGATGGTTCAAGGCCACATTGGTGACTCCCACACTTCCTCTGCCTTAAAAAGGGTGAGTATCTTTCAAAATCAGGAGGGTTTTTGACCAGGTGCCAGCTGCATTTCTCACTGCCAGCCTGCTGAAGTGAGGAGGCAATAACTGTATTCCATGCATTTTGTTCCATGAATTCTAATAGAATTCCCACAATTCATGACACAGAAGTACATAAACCCTGGTACCACAGCAAGCTTTAAAATATAATAGCTGGACAAAAGGGAAGAGGGTATCATTAGCTGGAGGTCCTTTAAATTTTTGCATATTGCAGACAGAAGACATAGACACGTCAAGGTCCTAATTAAAAAACCTCTTCTTGCAAGGAAATTATTATCCTGACTTACTAAACTTACAGGTGAAAGCAATCACAAAACTTGCCAAAGCTCTGTCACAGACTCACTGGCACACACATAAACAAGAACTAAGTTTCCTACTCCTTGCTAGAAAATCCTATGCATGTTAGTGCCTCAAAGCCACCCCAAAAAAGAGAATTAAGAGGGTCATGAGAGACAGATTTTATCTCAACAAGATCTTAACGGGTGAGGGAAGGCACCATGTGAGTCAACAGGAACTTGGAAAACATGACGTCAGTCACATCTCTCCTAATGCAATGGTTTAGATGGAGCCTAAAGCTAAAGTGCCTAATTCCTTGTGATGAAGGGTATTACTTGGTAATCCAATGCTTTATTCATAGGGGTTTGGGAGATTAAGGGGGAATTTAAGATATTGCAATGAAACAGATATTTTTGTATGCTACAAAGACGTAAACGGCAGCgttgtttggtgggttttattaCTCTGTGAGTGTTTGAAGGCTAAAAATAgactttatttaattttttttatggtGGCAGTATAGAACATCTCAACTTTAGTGATAACAAGACATCAGGCAGAAAGGTTTCAAAGATTTTTATGATCATAATTATGCCCAGAAGTATGATGGAGACATCATAGATCAAAAGAGATGTTTCTAGCTCCAGCATTGCTTGCAAACTAAATAAAGGACAATACAAGTCAACAAGTGATaggagaaacagaagaaaaacaacaaatctAACAATAATCATGTTATGAGAACAGTCTAGAAATGGTCAGAAAAGTTTTAACTTCCTTTTGCTTAGAAACTAAAATACACTTTCAAATTCAGACAACTAAACTTTCTTCAAAGGTGATAGTAATATCACTTATATACAGTAAAAATACAgtaaactgtatttttaaaactatAAGTAAATCACTGGCACAAcagttatttatttaaaaacagaataaaactcTGAAATAGCTAACTGATTTGGAAAATTACCCTATGGGTAACTTCACATCATAATTTACATATATTCATTAAAACCAGTGTTTCTTGAATCCTGAGAGTTAGTTTCCAGTGAAGATTGTAGCAATATTTATCTAAAAATTAATTCTAGAAAAGCAATATATTTAGGCTGTGGCTTTGCCTTGATTTACTTATTGTCCTTGTAATTTAAATCAAAGAAAACAGTCTTACAGAAATGATCCCAATGGATCATGTGAAACCACAAAAATTAGTGTTTGCAACTGAGCACAGGTGAAATGAAGATCTGAGGTAACTGAGGGAGTTCTCACTCAGGCTCTCACGTCATTCAGGCTTATTTGACAAACCACAACTTAATTTTTGCTTTCCTCATTGTTCTCATCTGGTTTTCCTCCCAGACACACTTCATAAAATCTTCCTTCCTTTATTCAGTGTTGTTCTCATGGTTATTCTTATACATGCTTTTAATTAGAGTATAGTTCAACAGCCAACTAaccttttggaaaaaaacccactcgaAAAGGCCAAAACCATGTGAACTGCTTTCCATGCTTGATTACATGGCTGTAATTACAGAGATGCAGCCATCTCAAGGGGTCAGTGGCTCTAATGAAGATGTTTCCTTGTTCCCCTGTGATCACAGCCTGATGTTCTAACTGAAATCCTTTCATCTTGGTTGGGACTCAATCCATGAAGGAGTTCACAGTGCAGGCTAAGGGAATTTAAGTAGAACTTACTTAAATTCCACTTAAATCAATAACAATTTACAGCTCAGGAAAATCTTTGTGAAAACTTAGTAAAAACATGGATCCTCTTTGGCATGAGAAGCTCAATTTGGTGAATCACTGGTACTGATGAATAAAGCAGAACCCATCCAAACTAAGGATTtggcaggaggagaagggaaggaggacAATGTTTTTGCAGACTTGCCATTGCAACATTCATTTACCAGTTTCTGCCTAAACTCTCTCCCTCCTTTCTAAAGAAGGTCATCAAacactgccaggctgctctgcagcttgtcTCTGTCCATAGGCAGCCAACAGGCAAGAGTCAGTATAAACAAGATGTCTAACTTCATTGAGCTAACCTATATAAAATAAAAGACTAAGAAGTGTGAATTTATAAGTTTCTTTGAACAGCAGAGACATCAGCAGTTAAGCACATGTCTGCAGAAAACAACCCCAAAGCACCCCCACAAGTCCAGGGAGCTGCTCAAGCCTCTGGCACATTTAGGGAGTAGACTTGTGATGATGCACTCTGTGTTTGAAGCAAGGAGGGATCAAGCACTTGGGCTAAATTTTCATAGGGAGTCCTTGGAATCTCAGTGATGCCT
Proteins encoded in this window:
- the SMPD3 gene encoding sphingomyelin phosphodiesterase 3 — translated: MVLYTSPFPNSFLSVLHSFSWGLIFPCYWLADRLVGSFVPTTYEKRQRADDPCYFHALCIIITTPIYLALLVASLPFALIGFLLWSPLQSARRPYIYSRLKDKNHANGATLLTEWKAAGSGKSFCFGSANVCLLPDSLARFNNVFNTQARAKEIGRRIRNGASRPQIKIYIDSPTNTSISAASFSSLVSPQAGDNRTVNAGIKRTTSMEYKGDNCGSNNGEENREDKGGSGEPHEGEENTCIVRINGEENGHMSDTETDTVNGQARASGPAEPSLEGDAEVSKTPNHKQKEGDSGSLDSCSASRESLVKVRVGDGTVDQSTVNNKLLYKASIMKKTSVRKKKHTDETFDHEISAFFPANLDFLCLQEVFDKRAAEKLKEQLHHYFEYIVYDVGVYSCHGCCSFKFVNSGLLFASRYPVMDAAYHCYPNGRGMDSLASKGALFLKVQVGSTPQDQRIVGYISCTHLQAIAGDTTVRCEQLDMLQDWLSEFRKSTSSSSTANPEELVAFDVLCGDLNFDNCSSEDKLEQQHSLFTHYKDPCRVGPGEDKPWAIGTLLDPEGLYDEEVCTPDNLQKVLESEEGRKGYLVYPTSKNHGSSQKGRKASLKGNGRRIDYMLYTEEGLYLEWKVEVEEFSFITQLAGMTDHLPVAMRLVVSTGEDDP